Part of the Acidimicrobiales bacterium genome is shown below.
GAAGGTCGTGGTGAACGACCTCGGTGGCGCCATCGACGGCTCGGGCGATGACCGGAGCCCGGCCCAGCAGGTGGTGGACGAGATCAAGTCCGCCGGTGGCGAGGCGGTGGCCAACGCGGACGACGTGGCCGATTGGGAAGGTGGTCGGCGGCTGATCAACGCCGCCGTCGAGGCGTTCGGTGACGTCAACGTGCTCATCAACAACGCGGGCATCCTCCGGGACAGGATGTTGGTGAGCATGGAGGAGGCGGAGTGGGACGCGGTCATCCACGTCCACCTGAAGGGTCACTTCGTGCCGACTCATTGGGCTGCGAACCACTGGCGGGAGCAGTCGAAGGCGGGCAAGGACGTCGACGCCGCCATCGTCAACACCTCGTCGACGTCGGGGCTGATCGGCAACCCGGGTCAGGCCAACTACGGGGCGGCCAAGGCGGGGATCGCCGCCTTTACCATCATCGCCGCCCAGGAGCTGCAGCGCTACGGCGTCCGGGTCAACGCCATCGCGCCCGCGGCCCGTACACGCATGACCGAGGCGACTCCCGGTCTCAGTGAGGTGGTGAAGGCGCCCACGGACACCGCCAAGTTCGACGTGTGGGACCCCGCCAACGTCTCACCGCTGGTCGCCTACCTGGCCTCGGAGTCCTGTCCCGCGACCGGCAAGGTGTTCCTCGTCCAGGGCGGCAAGGTGCAGACCTTCCAGCCGTGGACACTCACCGAGATGATCGACAAGAACGACCGCTGGACGGTGGCGGAGCTGCAGAGCGAGATGAAGCAGCTCCTCGGCTGACGGGTGGCGATGCGCGCGGACGAGGACTGAATGTCAGCCCGCACGGAACGCCTGTGGCGGTACTAGTCCGTCGTAGCTACGGGCCATTTGGCCCTCGCACGTCGAGCCGGCGACCGGATATGATTGGGTGGGCCCAGGGCCCTGGGGGGTGGCGAGCTGAGGCAGTGTTCCCCAGCCGCTGCCGGTGCCGCCGCCCCCCAGGACCCTGGGTCTTCTGCGTGAGGACGTCGGCGACCGCGACCAGGCCTACTCCGTGATCTCTTTGATCCGCCCCGCCAGCTCGAGTGTGCCCGGATCGGGTGGGGTCGCCTGCATGGCCATCAACTTGGTCACGTCCCCCTCGACCTTGATCTTGCCGGCCATGAACGCCTGCATCCCGGCCTGGGGATTGCCCTCCACGAAGATGGCCTTGGCCGTCGCGTAGTCGAGTGTCACCTGCAGATCGGGGCCCTCCAGGTGCCCGAGCTCGATCTCCAGCTCTCCGGTCGTGGTGTCCACGTGGGCGTTTATCGTCCCGTCGCCGAAGGGGACCTCGGTGATCACCTGGTTGAGGCGCATGACGTGCGCCGTCAGGGGGACCTTGCCGCGATAGTCCTCGCGGATGGTCTTGGCCGCCTCGACCCATTGGGGGCTGAGGAACGGGTACTTGGCCACGGTGGGAAACTCCCTTGCT
Proteins encoded:
- a CDS encoding SDR family oxidoreductase — its product is MGALDGRVAIITGAGRGIGREHSLLFAQEGAKVVVNDLGGAIDGSGDDRSPAQQVVDEIKSAGGEAVANADDVADWEGGRRLINAAVEAFGDVNVLINNAGILRDRMLVSMEEAEWDAVIHVHLKGHFVPTHWAANHWREQSKAGKDVDAAIVNTSSTSGLIGNPGQANYGAAKAGIAAFTIIAAQELQRYGVRVNAIAPAARTRMTEATPGLSEVVKAPTDTAKFDVWDPANVSPLVAYLASESCPATGKVFLVQGGKVQTFQPWTLTEMIDKNDRWTVAELQSEMKQLLG
- a CDS encoding SCP2 sterol-binding domain-containing protein, coding for MAKYPFLSPQWVEAAKTIREDYRGKVPLTAHVMRLNQVITEVPFGDGTINAHVDTTTGELEIELGHLEGPDLQVTLDYATAKAIFVEGNPQAGMQAFMAGKIKVEGDVTKLMAMQATPPDPGTLELAGRIKEITE